Sequence from the Ooceraea biroi isolate clonal line C1 chromosome 2, Obir_v5.4, whole genome shotgun sequence genome:
ATTCACTAAACTCTTTCATCTGCCTTTTCGCTCCTACGAATGCTGTTCCGTTATCGGAGTACATGCAATTCGGTTTTCCACGACGTGAAATAAAACGCTTGAACGCACCTAAAAATGCTTGAGATGTCAGATCGCTTACTACCTCTATATGAACTGCCTTTGTCGCGAAACAAACAAATAATGCTACATATGATTTAATAAGTTTCGCGTTGCGCCGCTTGGATTCCTTTAGAAACATCGGACCTGCATAGTCTACCCCGGTATGACTAAATGGTCTTGAAACAGTTACTCTATTTTCAGGTAAATTGCCCATTATTGCTTGCGGAATAACTGGCTTATGCTTAAAACAAATGATGTATTCGCGAATAACCTTTCGGGTGATAGAACGTACCGACAATGGCCAAAATCTCGACCTGACAACTGCTATGGTCGCCTGCAATCCCGAATGAAGGTTTCGAATATGTTCACGTTGAATCATGAGCTCAGTAAATTTATGTTTCGGTAACAATATTGGATGGCATGCTTCATAGGCCAtatcagaattttttaatcttcctCCTACTCTAATCAAACCATTTGCGTCAAAAAATGGAGATAAAGACAACAAATTGCTCGAATTGCTGATAGGCTTATTTTTGGATAACTGAGCGTACTCCTCTGGAAACGCTTCTCTTTGAATGCTTCTGTAAACAACAATTAAAGCTGCTGCTATTTCCTGATGAGATATAAACTCTCCATTGAATTTACGACGATATTcaggaaagaatcttaaacaACGTGCGATGATTCGCAATATCTTGTCTAAATTtgaatacttaattaataaatcattaatgataaaaacagTGACCTTGGAAACTGCGCTTATTATACATTCCTGTTCCGAATGAGCGTCTAATGTACTTGAAGAACTGCTCGGAGGCCAATGATGCTCTTCTACAGCGAAAAAAGAAGGACCATT
This genomic interval carries:
- the LOC113563660 gene encoding uncharacterized protein LOC113563660, whose product is MNNRIWWNGPSFFAVEEHHWPPSSSSSTLDAHSEQECIISAVSKVTVFIINDLLIKYSNLDKILRIIARCLRFFPEYRRKFNGEFISHQEIAAALIVVYRSIQREAFPEEYAQLSKNKPISNSSNLLSLSPFFDANGLIRVGGRLKNSDMAYEACHPILLPKHKFTELMIQREHIRNLHSGLQATIAVVRSRFWPLSVRSITRKVIREYIICFKHKPVIPQAIMGNLPENRVTVSRPFSHTGVDYAGPMFLKESKRRNAKLIKSYVALFVCFATKAVHIEVVSDLTSQAFLGAFKRFISRRGKPNCMYSDNGTAFVGAKRQMKEFSEFLNSDQMSNELINFLRDNETAWQFIPSHAPHFGGLWESAIKSTKTHLHRIVGNANLTFEELQTVLCEIEAMLNSRPLTPLSTDPNDLHCITPGHFLIGTALNSFLVPDLVDVPVNRLLRWERVEQLRQHFWKRWSSEYLHTLIER